The DNA segment GGGGATTTTTACAGATAATTGTTCAGGTGTTCCGCTTCTGTTTAAGCTTATTGTTTTTTGGGTACCGTTTACAGCTTCGTAAACAGAAACCTGAATCTCGGTTTCAAGATCCTGGCCTTTAACATTTCTTCTAACTCTGTTTTGACCTGAAGAAGAAAAACCTCCACCAAAAAGATCGTTTAAATTAAAGCTGGAGTGAAATCCTCTTCCCTGGCTGCTTCCAAATCCAAATTCTTTGAAAATATTACCAAAATCAAAGTTTCTAAATATATCTTCGCTGGAGTATTGCTGACTAAAGGCATCAGCTCCATAAGTGTCATATTGTTTTCTTTTTTCTTCATCACTTAAAACAGCATAAGCTTCGCTGACCTTTTTAAACTTTTCTTCAGCTTCTTTATCGTTTTTTGTTTTATCCGGGTGATATTTTAGTGCAAGTTTTCTATAGGCTTTTTTAATTTCATCTTTTGTTGCACTTTTATCCACCCCAAGTTCGTTGTAATAATCAAGTCCGCTCATATAAACCTCATAATTATAAAATATAAAAATTATATTTAGCTTAGTAAATCTTTGGCATATTTTTTTTGAATTTATCTAACCACTAATTTATCTTACAAACTAATGATTTATTTTAATCTTTCAAGGTAAAGTCCTTTCCTTGAGTTAAAATTTTTTGGAAACTGGTTTAACATTAGCCATGGTTTAAAGGGCAGGGTGTAAAAGTTTAAGAAACACTAGATACAATAAAATTTTGGTTTAATTTTTTAGTTTTCAGAATTGATTTTATTGCCTTTAAAACTTTTGGTTGCAACCATTAAAATTGAAATAGCCGCTGGTGTAATTCCTTCAATCCTTGATGCCTGACCAAGATTAACAGGCATTACCTTTATAAGTTTTTCTTTTATTTCACTGGTAAGGGTATTGAGGTTTTCAAAACTAAATCCTTTTGGAATTTTAATTTTTTCAAGGTTTTTGAATTTTTCAATTTCAGCAATTTGCCTTTGAATATAGCCTTCATATTTAATTTCAATTTCAACCTGCTTTTGGCAAATTTTATGGACAGGATTTTCCAATGGAGAAAGGTTTAATACAGCATCATATCCAAGTTCTGCCCTTTTAATAAGCTTATCAAGATGGATACCTGTTTCAATGGTTGAAGAGTTTTTGGATTCAAGCCAGGTGTTTACTTCAGGCAATGGCTTGATCACTGTATTTCTGACTCTTTTAATTTCATCTTCAATTATTTTTTCTTTTTCAATTAGATCATTTACAAAGTCTTTAGAAACAAGTCCTAAGCTGTGGCCGATTTTTGCCAGACGAAAATTTGCATTGTCTTCCCTTAAAATAAGCCTGTATTCAGCTCTTGAAGTAAAAATTCTATAAGGTTCGCTGGTTCCTTTGGTTACAAGATCATCTACCATCACACCCATATAACCCTGGGATCTGTCTAAAATAAAAGGCTCTTTTTTCATTAGTTTAAGGGCTGCATTTATTCCAGCCCACATTCCCTGGGCTGCAGCTTCTTCATATCCTGAAGTTCCGTTTATTTGGCCTGCCATGAAAAGACCGTCTATTTTTTTTGTTTCAAGGGTTGGCTTAAGCTGTCTTGGTTCTATGACTGAATATTCAATTGCATATCCAGGTCTGACAATCTTTGCTTCTTCAAGGCCCTTAACTGCTCTTACAAAGGGAATTTGAATTTCAAGGGGAAGGGAATTTCCAAGTCCGCTTGCATAAATTTCGTCTGTGTCCAGCCCTTCAGGTTCAAGAATTATATGATGTTTGTCCCTGTGGGGAAATTTTACAGCTTTATCTTCAAATGAAGGGCAATATCTGGCAGAAACTCCTGTAATTGCACCGCTGTACAAAGAAGATTTGCTTATATTATTTAAAACAATTTCTATGTTTTTTTCATTGGTGTATCCAAGATAACTGGGAAGATATTTAAGAGAAGATACCCTGGTATTTGAAAAGGAAAAAGGTTTTGGTTCAATATCAGCTAAGTGCTCCTGAAATTTTGAAAAATCTATGGAAGATTTTTTTAATCTTGGAGGAGTTCCGGTTTTCATTTTAAACATGTTTAAACCATTTTTTTCAAGACAATCCAAAAGAGAGTATGAGCCAAATTCTCCGGCACGTCCTGCTTTTATCCTGCTTTTTCCAATATGAACCAGCCCCCCAAGAAAAGTTCCAGCACAAATTATTGCAGAATCTGTTTTATAATAAAAACCTGTTTCATCAATTACTCCTTTAACCTTTGAGTCCTCAATTAGAATTTCTTCTATATGGGCTTGTTTTAAATCAAGGTTTTTTGTTTCTTCAATAACTTTTTTCATTTCAATATGATAGCGGTTTTTATCGTTTTGTGTTCTTGAAGAGTGAACAGCAGGACCTTTTTTTGTATTTAAGGTTTTATACTGAATTGCAGTTTTGTCAGTTATTTTGGCCATTTCTCCGCCAAGAGCGTCAATTTCTTTTACAAGCTGACCTTTTCCTGTACCTCCAATAGAAGGACTGCAGGGCATTGAAGCAACCTTGTCCAGATCAATGGCAAATAATACTGTTTTTATACCCATTCTTGCTGCTGCAAGTGCTGCTTCGCATCCTGCATGCCCAGCTCCTATAACAGCTAAATCATAAGATAAATATGTCATTTTATTTCTTGTTTCCGATTTTTTTAATTTACAATTATTAAAGCGAAGTATTACATATCACAAGTTTTTAAAATTTGTGAATAGATAAAAACAAGGATTTATTTTGGATACAAAGATTAAAAGATATAAAGATCTTAATAGCTTTTTAAGAGAATATTTCAATGAAAGAGTACAAAAAGTAAGTGTAGATGCTGGATTTACCTGTCCAAACAGGGATGGAAGTATTTCCTATGGAGGATGTACTTTTTGCAATCCTAAAGGTTCGGGAACAGGGGCATTTGCAAGGGGAATTTCTATAAAATCCCAACTTGAATCAGGAAAAAAACGCCTTGGAAAAAGATATAAGGCAAAAAAATTTCTGGCTTATTTTCAAGCATTCACAAATACTTACGGCACAAAAGAAGAACTTAAAAAAATTTATGATGAAGCACTTTCCGTGGAAGGAGTCTGCGGTCTTAGCATAGGTACAAGACCTGATTGCATTGATAAAGAAAAAATCAGGATTTTTGAAGAATATGCACAAAAAGGTTATTTAATTTGGATGGAATACGGGCTTCAATCCATTCATGATCAAACCCTTAAAAGGATAAACAGAGGCCATGATTTCAACTCATTTGAAAAAGCAGTGGAATTAACAAAAAACAGGGGAATTTATATTTGTGCCCATGTTATTTTAGGGCTTCCAGGTGAAACCCGTGAAGATATGATTGAAACAGCAAAAAAAATTTCTGAAATGAAAGTGGACGGGGTAAAACTTCACCTATTATATGTGGTAAAAGGTACTTCCATGGAAACGGAGTTTGAAAATAAAACTTTAAGATGCCTTACCCAAAAGAAATATGTTGAAGTTGCAGCTGATTTTATTGAACATATATCCAAAAATATAACAATCCACAGGGTAACAGGAGATCCTCATATAGATGAACTTGTTGCTCCTTTTTGGTCATTAAGAAAAGATGAAACTCTTACAATGATAAATAAAGAACTTGAAAAACGGGGTAGTTTTCAGGGCAGTAAATCTGAGTTTGATTGATAATTTAACTGGCAAATATATTATTGCCCTTTTAATTGCTCCCGGCTTAAAAGTCCGGGAGCAATTAAGCTTAAATAAAGTTTTGTTTTTTACTGATGGATATCAGCTTTGTTTTATTAAGTCTGGTTTGTTAAAATTCCTTCCTTCAGGTGGAGGAGGATCTTAATCATTGATAATATTTACTTCTATTCGCCTGTTTTTAATTCTTCCTTCTTTGCTTTTATTACTTGCTACAGGTTTTGTATCCCCATAACCTTTGATTGTGATTCTATCTGCTTCAATCTGTCCAACGTTGGTAATAAACTTTGCAACTTTTTTTGCACGTTCATCTGAAAGCCTTAAGTTCAGGTCAGCAGAACCTACGGCATCTGTATGTCCGTCGATTTGGAATTGGGCATTTGGGAATTGTTTAATTGAACTTAAGATTTTATTTAATAAACCAAAGTTAGAAGATTCAATTTCTGATTTCCCTGTAGGAAAATAAAAACCATGGGCAGAAATTAAAATATTATCTCCTTTACGGAACACCTGGGCTTCATTTTTATCGAATAGAGACTGGACAAAGGCAAATCTTTGTTTTAGTTCCTTTTCAAGTCTATCTTTTTTTGCCTGACTTTTTTGTTGTTCAGAGGTTTCTATTTTATATTTCTTTTGAATTTCACTTAGCTGATTATTTAAGTTTTCAACTTCGTTTTTATTGCTAGTTTTCAAGGTTAAAATATATTCCTCCTGTTTATTTTTAATAAGCTGAAGGTTGATTATTTTATCCTTTATATTATTAACCAAAAGGTTATTTGATTGCTGAAAATTGAGAGTGTCACCAAAGGGGCCATTAATTATTTCCAGCTGTTTCCAATACCATAAAACTATGTCTTCATTTGAGAAATCACGTCTTTTAAATGTTTTAACAATAGTTGAAATTTGTTCTGCATTTCCAGCTTGTACTGCTGCAGTTTCAGCATGGCGGTTGGCTTGTTCTGTTCTTGTTGAATCTGCCTCAACAATTGACAATGCAATCCCCAGTTCTTTTTGAGCATTCTTATAAGATTTGGGAGCGTATTTATCTGCTTCTGCTTGTTTGGCCTCTTTAAAGGACACTTTTGCTAATTCTATTATTCCTTTTTCCAGGGAGTTTCTTTCAAGGGTTAGAGTATTTCTCAATAAGTTTTGGCTGATTTTGTTTGGCTTTTTCAACTTCTCCAATTTCAATGTATGAAGCTATTTCCCGGAACATTTTTTCTGAACTTTCAAAGTCTTCTTTATACAATTCAGGTGCTCCTGCTTTAACAGCTCTTGTGCGGTATTCTCTGAGTTCCCAAAGTTCTTTTTTAACATTTTTTGCATCTTTTTGAGCCTGATTAATAATTGTAAGCCCTTGTTTTGAGGTGCTAAATGCTTTTTCATTTTTTCCAGTTTGAGCTAACTCGATGGATTGTTTGAGTAAAGCATCGGCTTTTAAAAAACCTTTAGGAGCGTAGTTATTTACCTCATTTTCTTTGGCTGTGTTGATTATTTTATTGAGCTGACTGATTAAATCATTCTGATTTAACACATCTGACTGGCTTTGCTTTTGCATGGAGGCACAACCCATGAGCTGGAAGGCTACGATCATACAAAAAGCAACTTTTCCAATTGTTTTTTTTAACATTGTCTTCTCCTTTAGAAGTAAATTTTTTTCTGAATTATCATTTTGTTAATTTAATCTTATTTTGTTTAAAAAGCAAGGTGAAGTTTTAATGTCTATGACAAAGAATGTTTTTATGGTTGGATTTTAGCTTTTGATATTTTAAAGGGGATTGAGTGGGTTTTATCTCTGAAGATGCAAGTTCAACTGATTGTCTGTTTAAAAGTTTTCCAAGATTTTGTTTATAATCATTTTGTTTATCAGTGTTTTTAATGGACAAGAGAGTCAGCCAGGGTTGATTTGGCTGATTATAGATTTTTTTATTTTAATTCATTGTTTTTAATTCTGAATATTTACTAAATTTTAATAAGAAAAATTAAAAAAAATAACTTTTGAAAGATTAATAATCCAGCTGATTGAAATTATAATTAAGATTAATTTAAAAGAATTGTACTCAAGGAGTTTTTTAATAAATTTGTTTTTTTTATTCAATAATAGGTAAATCCATCCAAAAACAAGATAAACAAAAAGATAGATAAAAAGAAAAAGTCCTCCGGAATTTATAAGAGCGGCATTTTTGAAGTTAAGATTTGCCGCACTTACAAAAGCCCGTGTCATTCCG comes from the Desulforegulaceae bacterium genome and includes:
- a CDS encoding DnaJ C-terminal domain-containing protein, encoding MSGLDYYNELGVDKSATKDEIKKAYRKLALKYHPDKTKNDKEAEEKFKKVSEAYAVLSDEEKRKQYDTYGADAFSQQYSSEDIFRNFDFGNIFKEFGFGSSQGRGFHSSFNLNDLFGGGFSSSGQNRVRRNVKGQDLETEIQVSVYEAVNGTQKTISLNRSGTPEQLSVKIPKGFVTGKKIRLRGKGGSSQYGGQPGDLYIKSQIVSDNKFSANGNDVIVNEEISLSDSLLGSSIEITTPDGSKINLKVPPCTKHRSRFRIPAKGIPFMGQSKKGDLFVQLNVNLPAKLTEKQKKLINQLAETGI
- the mnmG gene encoding tRNA uridine-5-carboxymethylaminomethyl(34) synthesis enzyme MnmG → MTYLSYDLAVIGAGHAGCEAALAAARMGIKTVLFAIDLDKVASMPCSPSIGGTGKGQLVKEIDALGGEMAKITDKTAIQYKTLNTKKGPAVHSSRTQNDKNRYHIEMKKVIEETKNLDLKQAHIEEILIEDSKVKGVIDETGFYYKTDSAIICAGTFLGGLVHIGKSRIKAGRAGEFGSYSLLDCLEKNGLNMFKMKTGTPPRLKKSSIDFSKFQEHLADIEPKPFSFSNTRVSSLKYLPSYLGYTNEKNIEIVLNNISKSSLYSGAITGVSARYCPSFEDKAVKFPHRDKHHIILEPEGLDTDEIYASGLGNSLPLEIQIPFVRAVKGLEEAKIVRPGYAIEYSVIEPRQLKPTLETKKIDGLFMAGQINGTSGYEEAAAQGMWAGINAALKLMKKEPFILDRSQGYMGVMVDDLVTKGTSEPYRIFTSRAEYRLILREDNANFRLAKIGHSLGLVSKDFVNDLIEKEKIIEDEIKRVRNTVIKPLPEVNTWLESKNSSTIETGIHLDKLIKRAELGYDAVLNLSPLENPVHKICQKQVEIEIKYEGYIQRQIAEIEKFKNLEKIKIPKGFSFENLNTLTSEIKEKLIKVMPVNLGQASRIEGITPAAISILMVATKSFKGNKINSEN
- a CDS encoding TIGR01212 family radical SAM protein (This family includes YhcC from E. coli K-12, an uncharacterized radical SAM protein.), which gives rise to MDTKIKRYKDLNSFLREYFNERVQKVSVDAGFTCPNRDGSISYGGCTFCNPKGSGTGAFARGISIKSQLESGKKRLGKRYKAKKFLAYFQAFTNTYGTKEELKKIYDEALSVEGVCGLSIGTRPDCIDKEKIRIFEEYAQKGYLIWMEYGLQSIHDQTLKRINRGHDFNSFEKAVELTKNRGIYICAHVILGLPGETREDMIETAKKISEMKVDGVKLHLLYVVKGTSMETEFENKTLRCLTQKKYVEVAADFIEHISKNITIHRVTGDPHIDELVAPFWSLRKDETLTMINKELEKRGSFQGSKSEFD
- a CDS encoding OmpA family protein — protein: MRNTLTLERNSLEKGIIELAKVSFKEAKQAEADKYAPKSYKNAQKELGIALSIVEADSTRTEQANRHAETAAVQAGNAEQISTIVKTFKRRDFSNEDIVLWYWKQLEIINGPFGDTLNFQQSNNLLVNNIKDKIINLQLIKNKQEEYILTLKTSNKNEVENLNNQLSEIQKKYKIETSEQQKSQAKKDRLEKELKQRFAFVQSLFDKNEAQVFRKGDNILISAHGFYFPTGKSEIESSNFGLLNKILSSIKQFPNAQFQIDGHTDAVGSADLNLRLSDERAKKVAKFITNVGQIEADRITIKGYGDTKPVASNKSKEGRIKNRRIEVNIIND
- a CDS encoding DUF2752 domain-containing protein: MKTDLENKKGFLLPWLIFLSIIFFISFIYPLGNKTIGTSFILKCQFKEITGFPCPLCGMTRAFVSAANLNFKNAALINSGGLFLFIYLFVYLVFGWIYLLLNKKNKFIKKLLEYNSFKLILIIISISWIINLSKVIFFNFSY